One region of candidate division KSB1 bacterium genomic DNA includes:
- the coaE gene encoding dephospho-CoA kinase (Dephospho-CoA kinase (CoaE) performs the final step in coenzyme A biosynthesis.) — MLVVGLTGGIGCGKSEVRKRLLNAGFRVLDADTLARQLSETDPLIINGIKKEFGENMYDAGGRLQRKALAAIVFNDRKQLEKLNGIIHPRVINAVERQLEELQQKGEKIAVVEAALHYEVHWNEAMDVMVVVSAPISKRLAWVMQRDGVDEAAVHRRMANQIPLEEKVKRADYVIENSGDLVALDASVNKLIDWLKARANA; from the coding sequence ATGCTCGTCGTCGGCTTAACCGGCGGTATCGGCTGCGGCAAATCCGAAGTCCGCAAACGTTTGCTGAACGCGGGTTTTAGGGTTTTGGATGCGGACACCCTGGCGCGGCAGCTTTCGGAAACCGATCCGTTGATTATCAACGGCATCAAAAAAGAATTTGGCGAGAACATGTACGATGCCGGCGGTCGTCTGCAACGCAAAGCTCTCGCCGCAATCGTGTTTAACGATCGCAAACAACTTGAAAAACTCAACGGCATCATTCATCCGCGCGTGATCAACGCGGTGGAGCGTCAACTGGAAGAATTGCAGCAAAAAGGTGAGAAGATCGCCGTCGTCGAGGCGGCGCTGCATTATGAAGTGCATTGGAACGAAGCGATGGACGTGATGGTGGTTGTGAGCGCGCCGATTTCGAAACGTCTTGCCTGGGTCATGCAGCGCGACGGCGTCGACGAGGCTGCGGTGCACCGCCGGATGGCGAATCAGATTCCGCTCGAGGAAAAAGTCAAGCGCGCGGATTATGTCATCGAAAACAGCGGCGATTTGGTGGCGTTGGATGCGTCGGTAAATAAACTGATTGATTGGCTTAAAGCGAGGGCAAACGCGTA